One genomic segment of Luteimonas galliterrae includes these proteins:
- a CDS encoding helix-turn-helix domain-containing protein, with product MSIDTTLRLLAKARGYSATDIATAIPRAGVATVSAWLRGEKLPGKDQLDALARMFGVPAGALLSELASTLDPARTKGEHDLLAAYRKLNTKQQGALLEVARSMAKR from the coding sequence ATGTCGATCGATACCACCTTGCGGCTGCTGGCCAAGGCGCGCGGATACAGCGCCACCGACATCGCCACCGCCATTCCGCGCGCAGGCGTGGCTACCGTATCGGCCTGGCTGCGCGGCGAAAAGCTGCCCGGCAAGGACCAACTCGATGCCTTGGCGCGCATGTTCGGCGTGCCCGCGGGCGCGCTGCTTTCCGAACTGGCGAGCACGCTCGATCCGGCCCGTACCAAAGGCGAGCACGACCTGCTCGCCGCCTACCGCAAGCTCAACACCAAGCAACAGGGCGCATTGCTCGAAGTGGCGCGCAGCATGGCGAAACGATGA
- a CDS encoding GNAT family N-acetyltransferase, with the protein MSLRIKRVSTQDIDAIAPLFDAYRGFYGQPSDPARAREWLQARIDAGESVVLLAEDGGRAVGFTQLYPMFSSVHTARTWILNDLYVDAAARRGGVARALLDAAADFARADGARGIVLETTRDNDAARALYRNAGWHEDETQWYSLRLE; encoded by the coding sequence ATGAGCCTGCGCATCAAACGCGTTTCGACGCAGGACATCGATGCCATCGCGCCGCTGTTCGACGCCTATCGCGGCTTCTACGGCCAGCCGTCGGATCCGGCGCGTGCGCGCGAGTGGCTGCAGGCGCGGATCGATGCGGGCGAATCGGTCGTATTGCTGGCCGAAGACGGCGGTCGCGCGGTCGGCTTCACGCAGCTGTATCCGATGTTCTCCTCCGTGCACACCGCGCGCACCTGGATCCTCAACGACCTGTACGTGGACGCGGCCGCGCGCCGCGGCGGCGTCGCCCGCGCCCTGCTCGACGCCGCCGCCGATTTCGCCCGCGCGGACGGCGCGCGCGGCATCGTGCTGGAGACCACGCGCGATAACGATGCTGCACGAGCGCTCTATCGAAATGCCGGCTGGCATGAGGACGAGACGCAGTGGTATTCGCTGCGCCTGGAGTGA
- the moaB gene encoding molybdenum cofactor biosynthesis protein B encodes MSAANEPIALNLCVLTVSDSRTSADDTSGDYLVSVLQASGHRLAERALLPDDRYRLRAAVSQWIADPAIDGVLVTGGTGFTGRDSTPEALLPLLDKEMPGFGELFRAISFEEIGTSSLQSRAFAGLANATFVFCLPGSTSACRTAWEKIIRAQLDARTKPCNLATLKPRLKE; translated from the coding sequence ATGAGCGCGGCTAACGAACCCATCGCCTTGAACCTGTGCGTGCTGACGGTGTCTGATTCGCGCACATCAGCGGACGACACCTCCGGCGACTATCTGGTATCCGTCTTGCAGGCATCCGGCCACCGCCTGGCGGAACGCGCTCTATTGCCCGACGACCGCTACCGCCTGCGCGCGGCGGTTTCGCAATGGATCGCCGATCCGGCCATCGACGGCGTGCTCGTCACCGGCGGCACCGGCTTCACCGGCCGCGATTCCACGCCCGAGGCGCTGCTGCCGCTGCTGGACAAGGAAATGCCCGGCTTCGGCGAACTGTTCCGCGCGATCTCGTTCGAGGAAATCGGCACTTCGTCGCTGCAGTCGCGCGCCTTCGCCGGCCTGGCCAACGCCACCTTCGTGTTCTGCCTGCCCGGCTCGACCTCGGCCTGCCGCACCGCCTGGGAAAAGATCATCCGCGCGCAACTGGACGCGCGCACCAAGCCTTGCAACCTCGCCACCTTGAAGCCGCGGCTGAAGGAGTGA
- the prfA gene encoding peptide chain release factor 1, with protein sequence MQANLRRKLEALAERREELERLLSDPGVIADADRFRNFSREFSQLEPVANALANEAQARRDLANAEAMRGDPEMRELAEEEIAAASARLEALDDELMSHLVPKDARDEGGLYLEVRAGTGGDEAAIFAGDLFRMYARYAERQGWKVEVESASPGEHGGYKEIIARVEGRGAYSKLKFESGTHRVQRVPETESQGRIHTSAATVAIIAEDISDIEVEINPVDLKVDTFRSSGAGGQHVNKTESAIRITHVPSGVVVESQTERSQHANRDKAMKRLKAMLVEAEIAKREAAQAQDRKLQVGSGDRSQRIRTYNYPQGRITDHRVEGLTLYDLPNVLEGNLDALIERLSREHQADELARMTESA encoded by the coding sequence ATGCAAGCGAACCTGCGCCGCAAGCTTGAGGCCCTGGCCGAACGGCGCGAGGAACTGGAGCGGCTGCTGTCCGATCCGGGCGTGATCGCCGACGCCGATCGCTTCCGCAACTTTTCGCGCGAATTCTCGCAGCTGGAACCGGTAGCGAACGCGCTGGCGAACGAAGCGCAGGCGCGCCGCGACCTGGCCAACGCCGAAGCGATGCGCGGCGATCCGGAAATGCGCGAGCTGGCCGAAGAGGAAATCGCCGCCGCCAGCGCGCGGCTCGAAGCCCTCGACGACGAGCTGATGTCGCACTTGGTGCCCAAGGACGCACGCGACGAAGGCGGCCTGTACCTGGAAGTCCGTGCCGGCACTGGCGGCGACGAAGCGGCGATCTTCGCCGGCGACCTGTTCCGCATGTACGCCCGCTACGCCGAGCGGCAGGGCTGGAAGGTGGAAGTCGAATCGGCCAGCCCGGGCGAGCACGGCGGCTACAAGGAAATCATCGCCCGCGTCGAAGGCCGCGGCGCTTATTCCAAGCTGAAATTCGAATCCGGCACGCATCGCGTGCAACGCGTGCCCGAGACCGAGTCGCAGGGCCGCATCCACACTTCGGCGGCGACGGTGGCGATCATCGCCGAGGACATCAGCGACATCGAGGTCGAGATCAATCCGGTCGACCTGAAGGTCGATACCTTCCGCTCGTCCGGCGCGGGCGGCCAGCACGTCAACAAGACCGAATCGGCGATCCGCATCACCCACGTGCCCAGCGGCGTCGTCGTGGAAAGCCAGACCGAACGTTCGCAGCACGCCAACCGCGACAAGGCGATGAAGCGGCTCAAGGCCATGCTGGTCGAGGCCGAGATCGCCAAGCGCGAGGCCGCGCAGGCGCAGGACCGCAAGCTGCAGGTCGGCAGCGGCGACCGCAGCCAGCGCATCCGCACCTACAACTATCCGCAGGGCCGCATCACCGACCATCGCGTCGAAGGGCTGACATTGTACGACCTGCCCAACGTGCTCGAAGGCAACTTGGATGCGTTGATCGAGCGCCTCAGCCGCGAGCACCAGGCCGATGAGCTCGCACGCATGACAGAGTCCGCATGA